One stretch of Xanthomonas sp. DAR 35659 DNA includes these proteins:
- a CDS encoding EAL domain-containing protein, translating into MLLRSLSAELGQPACGNCRGGEPLDFGIRMAFQPIVDADARAIYAYEALVRGEDGSDAATVLARVRPQQLYRFDQTCRVQAIATAARLGLRTRLSINFIPNAVYDPATCIRLTLAAAEHYGVPTGELIFEMSESERIHDLPKVVRILRDYAQRGFLTAIDDFGAGHSGLNLLADFQPHLLKLDMALIRGIDADAPRRHIVAGVVGMAAALGCRVLAEGVETAAEYRTLRALGIGLFQGFLFARPALEALPAIAAERWDSLERDA; encoded by the coding sequence ATGCTCCTGCGCTCCCTCTCCGCCGAACTCGGCCAGCCGGCTTGCGGCAACTGCCGCGGCGGCGAGCCGCTCGACTTCGGCATCCGCATGGCGTTCCAGCCGATCGTCGACGCCGACGCGCGCGCGATCTACGCCTATGAGGCGCTGGTGCGCGGCGAGGACGGCAGCGACGCGGCCACGGTGCTGGCACGGGTACGCCCGCAGCAGCTGTACCGCTTCGACCAGACCTGCAGGGTGCAGGCGATCGCCACCGCCGCGCGGCTGGGCCTGCGCACCCGGCTGTCGATCAACTTCATTCCCAATGCGGTCTATGACCCGGCCACCTGCATTCGCCTGACCCTGGCCGCGGCCGAGCACTACGGCGTGCCGACCGGCGAGCTGATCTTCGAAATGAGCGAATCCGAGCGCATCCACGACCTGCCCAAGGTGGTGCGGATCCTGCGCGACTACGCACAGCGCGGTTTCCTGACCGCGATCGACGATTTCGGCGCCGGCCACTCCGGGCTGAATCTGCTCGCCGATTTCCAGCCGCACCTGCTCAAGCTGGACATGGCGCTGATCCGCGGCATCGACGCCGACGCGCCCCGGCGACACATCGTCGCCGGCGTCGTCGGCATGGCCGCGGCGCTGGGCTGCCGGGTGCTCGCCGAAGGCGTGGAGACGGCCGCCGAGTACCGCACGCTGCGCGCACTGGGCATCGGCCTGTTCCAGGGCTTCCTGTTCGCCAGGCCGGCGCTGGAGGCGTTGCCGGCGATCGCCGCGGAACGTTGGGACAGCCTGGAACGCGACGCATAG